The segment TTCTAAACTCCGGCATGCCCTGGTCTAGGGCATAACGGTGCGTCAAAGGATCTCTCAGCGCCTTATTCATCGCCTCTATTATAAAATTGGGCGTCGGAATATCGGGATCACCTACGCCGAGATCTATAATATCGCGGCCTTCATCTTTTGCTTTCTTCTTGGCCTTATCTATCTCAACAAATAGATACGGCGGAAGCTTCTTTAATCTTTCGCTTATTTCTATCTTCATATCAAATCCCCAATACGTCGCGCATGCTGAAAAGCCCGCTCTTTTTGCCTGCTAAAAACTTTGCTGCTTTAAGAGCACCCGCGGCAAACGTATCGCGGCTCTTCGCGCTATGAAAAAGTTCTATAACCTCTTCGTCAGACTCAAACATAACCTTGTGATCGCCTACAACCTCTCCTTCTCTTATGGATTCTATAGGGATTTCCGCGGCAGGTATTTTGTGCTCCAAAGCCACCAGATCTGCCAACCTCTTGGCTGTACCGCTCGGCGAATCTTTCTTATAGATATGGTGAACTTCGCGCATGGAAACTTTATAGTCCTTTGATAATGTCCGGGCTGTATCCTGGCAAAGTTTAAAAAGCAAATTAACCCCCACCGACATATTGGGCGATATCACAATAGGGATATTTTTGGACGTCCTTTGGATCGCTTCATTCTCTTCTTTAGATAATCCTGTGGTACCTATAACGATGCCTTTCTTTAAGTGCTCGGCTGTTTTGACATGTTCCACCGTAGCTTGAGGCGCTGTAAAGTCTATCAGGATGTCGCATTTTGCTATCTCGCGCTCGGCGTCAGTTCCTACATCAAATTCCGAGACAACCGTTATAGCCTTATCCTTTTCAGCCAAGGCGATGATCCTCTTCCCCATTTTTCCGTGCGAACCCGCTATCGCGATCTTTATCATATAAGTCTATAATCCTTCAGGGCTTTAACCAGTTTCTCTTTATTTTCCGGCGCCATATCGCATAATGGCAGTCGTATCTCCGGATCTATCATCTTCATAAGGCCCATCGCCGCCTTTACCGGAATGGGATTGGTCTCTATAAACACCGCCTTCACGAGGGGAAGCATCTTATAATGCAGCGCTTCGGCTTTTTTTGTATCGCTCCCAAGAAATGCGGCGCACATATCCGAAACGTCTTTCGGTATGATATTGGCCACTACCGATATGACGCCCACGCCCCCTATCGACATAAGCGGCAAAGTCAGCGAATCGTCTCCGGATATGAGAAGAAAATCCTTGGGTGAAAGCTGCCTTATGCGCGACATCTGGTCGAGTGAGCCGCTCGCCTCTTTTACGCCGATTATGTTCTTTATCTCGGCGAGCTTCACAAATGTCTCCGGCTCAATATTGACGCCTGTCCTTGAGGCTATATTATAAAGTATCAGCGGTATCTTTACGGAATCCGCTATCGCTTTAAAATGGAGATATAGCCCCTTCTGCGTCGGCCGGTTGTAATACGGGCTTACTTGAAGCGATGCGGCCGCGCCTGAGCTTTCGGCGTGCTTAGTAAGCGCTATCGCTTCATCGGTCGAGTTTGAACCGGTACCTGCTATAACCGGTACCCTGCCTTTCGCAAGCTCGACAGTAAGCTCGATTACCCTGTCATGCTCCTCATACGACAGTGTGGGCGATTCACCCGTTGTGCCGCAGGGCACAAGGGCCGACGTACCGTTTTTTATATGGAATTCTACCAAATCCTTTAAGGCCTTCTCGTCTATCTTCCCGTTCCTGAACGGCGTAACCAAAGCTACCATCGAACCTTTAAACATATTTATCACCATTCCTAGATTTTTATGGTACTGTCAAATACCAATTTGACCGCGCCTTCTAAAAATACATCCTTATATCCACTGTCTTTCTTTTTAAAATATATTGTAAGGGCTTCTCCGCCGAAAGTCCTCACTTTAACGGGCGACCTGACATTCTTCAATTCCGACGCTATAATCGCGCTTGCTGCTGCTCCCGTACCGCAGGCAAATGTCTCGTCTTCTACGCCCCTCTCATAAGTCCTCATTGAGATCACGCGAGCGCCGTGTATCTTTATAAAATCTACATTCGTCCCGGCCGGAGCAAATATCTTATGGTAACGGATCTGCCTTCCTATCTTTTTTACATCGACTGCGCCGAGTGATCTCACAATATGGACAGCATGCGGAACGCCGGTATTTACGAAAGCCAGGTTTATCGTTTCGCTGCCGGAGTGAAGCGCGATATTAAGCCGCAGATCCTCCGGATCGGTCATTCCTACTTTGACCATATCTTTACGGACAACTGCCTTAAGGACGCCTGCTTGAGTCTCTATTGAAAGATTATTTCCCGTTATACCTCTATGGGCAACGTAATACGCCAGGCATCTCGAGCCGTTGCCGCACATCTCTGGCTCGCTGCCGTCCGGATTAAATATGCGCATAGCCACATCGGCTCTTCGCGAACCTTCCAACACCAAAAGGCCGTCGGCGCCTATGGAGTGCCTTCTCGCGCAAACAAGCTTTGCAAGCTTTGAAAGGCTCCCTACTCTACTCTCCACCTTTTTACGGGCGTTGTCTATGAGAATAAAATCATTGCCCGTAGCAACTAACTTGGTAAACTCTATCGTATTCATTTAAGCGCCTTTGGTATGGATTCCCCTCTTATGAGGTCCTCGTATCTTTCCCTGCGCCTTATTATGTAGAATCTTCCATTGATTACCATTACTTCGCATGGCCGGGGCCTTGCGTTATAATTAGACGCCATTGAAAAACCGTACGCCCCCGCGCTCATCACAGCCAAAATATCGCCTGGCCGCACTTCTTGAAAGCGCCTGTCTTTGGCAAGAAAATCTCCGCTTTCGCATATCGGCCCCACTACATCTATGTTGTCCATTGCCGCACCCGGCCGTCTGGTAACGGGCGCTATTTCATGATACGCCTCATAAAAACTGGGCCTTATAAGGTCGTTCATGCCGGCATCCACTATCACAAATTTCTTAGACTGCGTCTTCTTTACATACAGGACCGACGTCACGAGGATCCCGCTATTGCCGATAATGAACCTTCCGGGCTCAAGTATTATCCTGAGCCCCGACCCCTTAAAAAGCGGCAGGATGGCATTCGCAAATTCTTTTGCCGTCTGCGGCTTTTCTTTGGAGTATATTATACCCAGCCCTCCGCCTATATTAAGTGACTTTACGTCTATCCTCGCATCTTTTATAAAAGATATGACCTTCTTTATCGCCTTTATATAAGGCGCCGCTTCGGTTATCTGGGAACCTATGTGAATGTGCAGCCCTATTAAGTTGAGATGGCGGTACCTATTAGAATTGTCAAATATATTCTCTACGACTGAAAGGGCAATGCCAAACTTCGTCTCCTTTGTGCCGGTAGTTATATGCTTGTGCGTCTTGGGCTTCACATCGGGGTTGACCCTTATGGCCACGTCTATTTTTTTAGACATGTTGCCGGCAATCCTGTTTATAAGCGCCAACTCCGCCACAGATTCCACATTAAACATAAATATGCCGCGCCTTATCGCTTCTCTTATTTCTTCTTTCTTCTTTCCGACGCTGGCGTAGACTATTTTTTTTGGGTCGGCCCCCGCCTTTATCGCCCTGTAAAGCTCTCCCCCTGAGACGATGTCAAGCCCCGCACCTTCATTCAGAAGCGCCTTACATACCGCAAGATTTGCGTTTGACTTCATAGAAAAGCATATGAGGGGGTCTATCTCCCTGAAGGCATCCTTCAGTTTGCGGAAATGATCCACGATCGTCTGGTAGCTGTATAGATAAAAAGGTGTGCCGACTTTTTTGGCGATATCAGCCACCCGCACATCTTCGCAGTATAATATGTTGTCTCTGTATTTAAATTCGTGCATTTACCTTTTTGCTTTCTTTTCTTCCGCGGACCTTATATACCTGCCAACCATATCATGAGCCTCTTTGAAAGGCATCTTCTTGTCCCGGACCAGTTTCTCAGCCATGTCAACAGCGGCCAGATCTATATCTTTCAAAGCAGCTTTGATTGTTTCCGTCTTTAACTCTACACCTATAAGAAAGTGCGCCATAATCTCTAATTCATTTTTCACAGTATCGACCGATGAAAATAACGGTTCTTTATCAAGCTGCATGTCTCTGTTGTACGTAAGCGGAAGGCCTTTCATAATAGTCAGTACCGACATCAGATTTCCGTATATTCTACCGGTATAGCCTCTTACTAATTCAAGAAAATCCGGGTTTTTCTTATGGGGCATCATGCTCGACCCCGTACAGAATTCCTCCGGCAAATTAATAAAGTTAAACTCTTTGGTAGAATACAATATCAGGTCCTCGGCTAACCTCGAGAGATGCATCTGAATAATAGCTAAAATGCTTAAAAGCTCAATGAGAAAGTCCCTGTCACTTACAGCATCCAGCGAATTAAGAAAAGGCTTTATCTCTTTTACAAAAATATTATCTGTAAGAAGTTTCTTTTTCGTTTTTGCTAATGCGTCATTATAAAACTTTGCTATAGAGCTTCCGGCTAAAGCCCCCGCACCTATGTAAAGAGGTATGTTCGAATAAAAATACTCTAATCTTTTTTTGTCCCTGGCAAACATAGCATAATATGTGGCTATATAATTCGCAAAAAGAACCTTTTGCGCTCTCTGGGTATGAGTATAACCGACAATATAATGTTTTCCGTATTTTTTTCCCAAAAAAGACAGAGATTTTAAAAAGCTATCCAAAAGTTTTGCAATTGCAAAACTTTCATCATAGCAATACCCCTTTTCATCAAAGGCGATCTGGTCATTTCTTGATCTTAGGGTATGGAGCTTCAAAGCAAGTTTGCCTACTTTTTTAGCGACTTTATTCTGAATATCCGTATGTATATCCTCTGCGGCGGCATCATATGCGAACTTACCTTCCTTGACATTTTTGCTGATTTCTTCCAACGCCTTAATCAGTTTTTCCTTTTCTTTCAGGGATAAAAACTTGGCGTCAGCCAAAGTAACGGTATGTATCAAAGAGTGGACTATGTCGTACTTTGCCAGCTTGTAATCGTAATGAATGGACTTCTGGAACTCAAAAAAGTCCCTATCTATTTCTTTTTTGAATCTCCCACCCCACATTTTTTTAGACATGTTTTCTCCCTTTATACGGCAGGCCCCATATCTCTATAAAGCCCTTCGCAAGCGACTGGTCGAATTTATCGCCTTCTTCATAAGTGGCGAGCTCTTTTTTATATAAGGAATTAGGTGATTTTCTGCCTACCGCTATGCAATTTCCCCTGTGAAGCTTCAATTTAACGGTGCCGTTCACGTATCTCTGAGTCTCATCAATAAATTTATCGAGCGCCTCTCGAAGCGGCGAATACCAAAGACCGTAATAGACGAGTTCCGCGTACTTGGACGCTACCATATCCTTGAAATGGATAAGCTCCCTGTCTAACACAAGGCTCTCGAGCGCGTTATGCGCCGTATATAGCGGCCAACCGGCAGGCGCTTCGTAGATCTCTCGCGACTTTATACCAACGAGCCTGTTCTCTATCATATCGCTTCTTCCGACACCGGCCGATCCCGCTATTTTAGCGAGCTTCAATATAAGATCAACGCCCTTCATTGCTTTCCCGTTCAGCTTGACGGGGATGCCGTTTTTGAATTCTATTGTGACATAGCAAGGCTCCGCCTTAGCCTTATTCACTCCTTTTGTAACCTGATAGATATCTTCATCAGGCTCAAAATAAGGATCTTCCAGCTTCCCACTTTCAATCGATACTCCCCAAAGATTAATATCAAGTGAGTAGGGCTTTTTTTTCGTTGTATCAATTGGTATCTTATTCTTTTTAGCATACTCTATTTCTTCCTGCCGCGTCTTGAGTTCCCATTCCCTAACCGGTGCGAGTATCTTCAATTTTGGATCCAAAGCACCTATGGTGACTTCAAATCTGACCTGGTCATTACCTTTTCCCGTGCATCCGTGCGCCACAAATCGAGCCTTTTCTCTATGGGCTGCTTCAACAAGGCCTTTAGCTATAATCGGCCTTGAGAGCGCCGTCGCCAAAAGATAGCCGTGTTCATAAACAGCGTCCGCTTTCAACGCCTTAAAGACAAAGTCCTTCACGAACTCATCTTTCAGGTCTTCCACTATCACTTTTATAGCGCCTGTATTGAGCGCCCTCTGGCGATACCGATTGAAGTCGGATTCCTGCCCGACGTCAGCCATATAAGCGATAACGTCGTAGCCCTTTTTGGTAAACCATTTTATCGCCACCGAAGTGTCCAAACCGCCTGAATATGCGAGAACGACTTTTGGAGTCATTGTTTTTTCTTTCCTCCTATATAAACTGTAAGAATAGCTTTCTGCACGTGGAGCCTGTTCTCCGCCTGGTCTATAACAACGGAATTAGGGCCGTCTAGGACCGAATCCGCCACCTCTTCACCCCTGTGTGCCGGCAGGCAATGCATGAAGATAGCATCCTTCTTCGCCTTTCCGAATAACTTGTCATTTATCCGATATTCCTCAAAATCTTTGCCCCTCTTATCCCGTTCCGTCTCCTGGCCCATACTTGCCCAAACGTCGGTATACACGCAATCGGCGCCTTTTACGGCATCCTCAGGGTCTTTAAAATAGAGTACGTCGGTTTTGTTTTTATCGGCTACTTCTTTGGCATCTTCGACTAAATCCTTTTTCGGTTCGTATCCCGGAGGTGTCGAAAACTTGATATTTACTCCTGTCAGAGCAGCGGCGTACATAAGAGAATTAAGCACGTTATTACCGTCGCCTACATAGGCAAGCGTCACATTCGTAAGTTTGCCAAGTTTCTCTTTCAGGGTGAATATGTCGCTAAGCGCCTGACACGGATGATAAAGATCGCTCAATCCGTTTATTACGGGTATTTCGGCAAACTTCGCAAGCGTAATTGCATCTTTATGCGTAAAGGTCCTCGTTATGATACCGTCAAGATATCTTGACTGCACCTTTGCCACGTCTTTAATAGATTCCCTAACGCCCAGTTTTATATCTTCGCCCGTCATATAAACGGCATTACCGCCGAGCTGGAATATTCCGACTTCAAAAGAGAGCCGCGTCCTGTTTGACGGCTTCTGAAATATGAGGCCGACTGATTTACCGCTTAACGGCCTTTCAAATTCGCCTACCCCTGCCTTAAGCCCTTCTGCGAGTTCAAATATATAAAAGGCATCTTCCTCGGTCAGATCTTTTAACGATAATAGGTCTTTTTTCATGTTTGCCTGTCCTTATATTGTAGCCATGCTTTCTTTTATAATCTTAATCGCCTTATCTATGTCTTCTTTCTTTACGGTAAGAGGCGGCATGATCCGAAGAATGTTGCCCTGTGTGCAATTTATTAATAGTCCCCTCTTTCGGCATTCATTAAATATCTGCTTGCCGTCGATAGAAAGCTCGACGCCTATCATAAGCGCGATACCTTTTATCTTTTTTACAAAGTCAAACTCCTTCTTCAGGCCCTCCAGCTTTTCTCTCAAATATGCGCCCATATCTCTCGCGTTTTCAAGAAGGCCTTCTTTTTCTATAGCTTCAAATGTCGCCAAAGCCGCGGCCGAAACTATGGGGCTGCCGCCAAAAGTAGAGGCATGGGTACCGGCAGTCAGGGTGTCGGCTATTCTGGATGAGGCAACAGTCGCGCCTATAGGTACGCCGCTTCCGAGCGATTTGGCCAGCGTCATAATGTCCGGCTGAACATTGTAATTTTTAAACGCGAACATCTCGCCGGTTCTTCCCATAGCCGTTTGTACTTCATCGAATATAAGGAGCATATCCTTTTCGTCGCACAGTTTCCTCAATCCTTCAATATATGATTTATCAGCGGCATTAATCCCGCCTTCGCCCTGGATCGGTTCGATCATTATGGCCACGGTCTTCTCCGTAACGGCCGCTTTCACAGCTGCCAAGTCGTTAAAAGGAATCGTCTTAAAGCCCTCTAAAAGCGGCTCAAAACCGTGCTTCACCTTATCCTGGCCCGTAGCTGTGATCATGGCTATCGTCCTTCCGTGGAAGGACTTTTCCATAGTTATGATCTCATATCTCTTCGACTGGCTGCCGTATTTTCGCGCCAATTTAACGGCACATTCGTTTGCCTCCGCTCCGCTATTCCCGAAGAACACCTTGCCCGGAAAGGCGTGATATATTATCTTCTTTGCAAGCTCGGCCTGAAGCTCGCTGTAATAATTATTGGAGACATGGATCAATACCCCCGCCTGCTCCCTTATGGCCGCGACTACCTTAGAATGGCAATGGCCGATACCGCTGACAGCCCATCCGGGAAAAAAGTCAAGGTACTCTTTTCCGTCAGCATCCCAAAGTGTTATGCCTTTTCCTTTTGCAAAAGCGATACCGTCCCTTGCATAAGTCGGCATGACGTATTTATCATATTTTTCCTTTATCAATTCTGTCTTTGTCATTTCACTATCTCCGTCCCTATCCCCTTGTCCGTAAATATCTCTAATAAAAGTGCATGGGGCAGATTTGCATCCAATATATGCGCCTTTTTCACCCCGCCCCTCACTGCATTGACGCAGGACTGGGCTTTAGGTATCATCCCGGCATCTATAACCCCTCTTTTTATTAATTTTTTCACTACGCCGGCTTTCAAAGTATGATATAAGCTATCAGGCTTCTTTTTGTCCTTCATTATGCCCCTTACATTTGTAAGGAGTACATATTTTTCCGCTTTTAACGCCATCGCTATCTCGCTTGCCACATCATCCGCATTGACATTATAAATATTCCCGTCTCTGCCTATACCCAAAGGATAAATGACGGGTATTATACTGTCCTCTATAAGGCGCTTCACGACGGTTGTATCTACCGACGTCACCTCGCCCACAAATCCGAGGTCGACTTTACTTTTCATCTTCTTCACTTTTATGAGGTGGTTTTCCCCTCCGCTCAAACCGAAGGCCTCTGCTCCCATCCCCTTCAGCACTTTTGTAATATTTTGGTTTATGATCCTGAGGGCCTTTTCGATGATTCGGATTGACTGCGCATCGCTATACCTTCTTCCCCCGATAAATTTCGGCTCTATGCCGGATTTCTTCATCATCTTGGAAATAAACGGCCCGCCTCCATGGACGATGATCGGTCTCATGCCGGCGTAGTTCATGAACATTACGTCTTCGAGAATGCTCTTCTCTATGCCTTTTTCATCAACGGCTGATCCGCCGTATTTTATGACGACTACCTTTTTAAAGAACTTCTTTATATATGGTACCGCCTCTATTAATACTTCGCTCTTTTTGATAGCTTCTTTCATCATTTTTCCCTGCTATGTGCTGTACTTCGAATTTATGGCAACGTATTCTTTTGACAGATCGCACGTCCAGGCGATGGCCTTATGCCCGCCGTTTTTCAAATCTATCTTTATGCCTATATCTTTGCCCCTAAAAAGCCGTTTGACTTTTTCTTCGTTATACCTTCTCAATCTCTCGCCGTTTGCAAATACCTTGACGCCGCCGAGGTATATATCTACTTTTAAAGGGTCTATATTTGCGTCGCTTGAGCCGCACGCCGCTACCACTCGCCCCCAATTAGGATCGCCCCCGAAAACACAGCATTTTAGGAGGTTGGATGTCGACACTTTCCTCGCTACTCGCTTGGCATCCTTTTCGCTCTGAGCGTGTTTCACTTCTATTTCCACAAATTTTGTCGCGCCCTCGCCGTCTTTAACAAGCATCTTCCCAAGCTCCATCGTTATCAGCCCAAGGGCCGCAGTAAAGTCTTTATAATCGCCGAATTTCTGATTTATCTTTTTATTGCCGGCAAGGCCGTTAGCCAAAAGAAAACATGAGTCGTTTGTGCTCATATCGCCATCGACCGATATCATATTAAAGGAATCCCCGATCGACTCGCCGAGGGCATCCTCCAGCAATTTTCTGGATATGGCGGCGTCTGTTGTTAGAAAACAGAGCATTGTCGCGTGTTTTGCCGCTTCCAATTCCGGGTAGATCATCCCTACCCCCTTACAAGCGCCGCCTATAGTAACAATGGACGTGCCCAGTTTAAACTTAACCGCCAGCTCTTTTTTGGTTCGGTCAGTCGTCATCACGGCCTGGGCGAAGATACTTCCGTTTTTTTCGTCCAGCCCGTCAACAAGCTCGGGGATCTTTCCCTTTATCTTCAAGATCGGCAGATATTTCCCTATAACGCCCGTTGAGGCTACCAAGACCTCTTCACTATTAATGGCAAGAGCATCTGCCGCAAGTTCTGTCATTAAAAGCGCATCTCTGTCGCCCGCTCTTCCGTTAGCGCAGTTCGCGTTGCCGCTATTTACTATGAGAGCCCGATGCGTCCTATTCCGTAAATGGGCGCTGCTTATCTTAATAGGCGATGCCTGGAACTTATTCTTCGTAAAGGCAGCCGCCGCTATTGCCGGAACCTCCGAACATAAAAGAGCAAGGTCAAGCCTTTTGGACCTTTTTATGCCGGCTTTTACCGCGTTTGCTGTAAAGCCCAAAGGGGAAGTAACACCGCCTTTTATTATCTTCATCTCTAAACCAGGCCTTCCTTTTCGTCAAACCCAAACATTATATTCATGTTCTGCACTGCCTGTCCTGCTGCGCCTTTTAAGAGGTTGTCTATTACGGAGACTGCTACGATATTTTTATCCGTCACTCTTACGCCTATGTCGCAGAAGTTCGTATATGCTACGTCTTTTATTTCGGGAAGCGTATCACTTTTGAATCTCACAAAAAATTCATTCTTATAAAAATCGGAGTAGATTTTATTGACCTCTTTCTGGTCGATCTTCTTGATAGGCTTCGTATAAACAGTCGATAATATACCCCTCTTTATCGGTATTACATGCGGCGCGAAAAGTATATCCACATCTCTTCCGGCAAGGTTTTTAAGTATTTCTATCATCTCCGGCATATGCTGGTGCGCGCCGATTTTATAAGCTTTGAAATTATCCGCTATCTCGCCGAACAGAAGGTCTATGGATGCCTTCCTTCCGGCGCCCGTTATGCCGCTTTTTGAATCCGCTATTATATTGTCTAGCTGCACGCCCCCGCTTTTAATAAGAGGCGCAACGGCCAATATCACACTCGTCGGATAGCAGCCGGGATTCGCTATTAAGTCCGCCTTTTTTATTTCGCTCCTGAATAATTCGGGCAGCCCGTAAACCGCCTTCGCTATGTTTTTCGCATCGGCGTGGCCTTTTCCGTACCATTTTTCGTATAAGTCACTCGGCAGCCTGTAATCGGCGCTCAGATCTATCACCTTTTTACCCGCATTTAAAAACTTCGGAGCAAAATCCATTGAGACCCTGTGCGGCAGCGCTAGAAAAATTACGTCGGAAGA is part of the Candidatus Omnitrophota bacterium genome and harbors:
- the dapB gene encoding 4-hydroxy-tetrahydrodipicolinate reductase produces the protein MIKIAIAGSHGKMGKRIIALAEKDKAITVVSEFDVGTDAEREIAKCDILIDFTAPQATVEHVKTAEHLKKGIVIGTTGLSKEENEAIQRTSKNIPIVISPNMSVGVNLLFKLCQDTARTLSKDYKVSMREVHHIYKKDSPSGTAKRLADLVALEHKIPAAEIPIESIREGEVVGDHKVMFESDEEVIELFHSAKSRDTFAAGALKAAKFLAGKKSGLFSMRDVLGI
- the dapA gene encoding 4-hydroxy-tetrahydrodipicolinate synthase, encoding MFKGSMVALVTPFRNGKIDEKALKDLVEFHIKNGTSALVPCGTTGESPTLSYEEHDRVIELTVELAKGRVPVIAGTGSNSTDEAIALTKHAESSGAAASLQVSPYYNRPTQKGLYLHFKAIADSVKIPLILYNIASRTGVNIEPETFVKLAEIKNIIGVKEASGSLDQMSRIRQLSPKDFLLISGDDSLTLPLMSIGGVGVISVVANIIPKDVSDMCAAFLGSDTKKAEALHYKMLPLVKAVFIETNPIPVKAAMGLMKMIDPEIRLPLCDMAPENKEKLVKALKDYRLI
- the dapF gene encoding diaminopimelate epimerase, with amino-acid sequence MNTIEFTKLVATGNDFILIDNARKKVESRVGSLSKLAKLVCARRHSIGADGLLVLEGSRRADVAMRIFNPDGSEPEMCGNGSRCLAYYVAHRGITGNNLSIETQAGVLKAVVRKDMVKVGMTDPEDLRLNIALHSGSETINLAFVNTGVPHAVHIVRSLGAVDVKKIGRQIRYHKIFAPAGTNVDFIKIHGARVISMRTYERGVEDETFACGTGAAASAIIASELKNVRSPVKVRTFGGEALTIYFKKKDSGYKDVFLEGAVKLVFDSTIKI
- the lysA gene encoding diaminopimelate decarboxylase; the encoded protein is MHEFKYRDNILYCEDVRVADIAKKVGTPFYLYSYQTIVDHFRKLKDAFREIDPLICFSMKSNANLAVCKALLNEGAGLDIVSGGELYRAIKAGADPKKIVYASVGKKKEEIREAIRRGIFMFNVESVAELALINRIAGNMSKKIDVAIRVNPDVKPKTHKHITTGTKETKFGIALSVVENIFDNSNRYRHLNLIGLHIHIGSQITEAAPYIKAIKKVISFIKDARIDVKSLNIGGGLGIIYSKEKPQTAKEFANAILPLFKGSGLRIILEPGRFIIGNSGILVTSVLYVKKTQSKKFVIVDAGMNDLIRPSFYEAYHEIAPVTRRPGAAMDNIDVVGPICESGDFLAKDRRFQEVRPGDILAVMSAGAYGFSMASNYNARPRPCEVMVINGRFYIIRRRERYEDLIRGESIPKALK
- the argH gene encoding argininosuccinate lyase produces the protein MSKKMWGGRFKKEIDRDFFEFQKSIHYDYKLAKYDIVHSLIHTVTLADAKFLSLKEKEKLIKALEEISKNVKEGKFAYDAAAEDIHTDIQNKVAKKVGKLALKLHTLRSRNDQIAFDEKGYCYDESFAIAKLLDSFLKSLSFLGKKYGKHYIVGYTHTQRAQKVLFANYIATYYAMFARDKKRLEYFYSNIPLYIGAGALAGSSIAKFYNDALAKTKKKLLTDNIFVKEIKPFLNSLDAVSDRDFLIELLSILAIIQMHLSRLAEDLILYSTKEFNFINLPEEFCTGSSMMPHKKNPDFLELVRGYTGRIYGNLMSVLTIMKGLPLTYNRDMQLDKEPLFSSVDTVKNELEIMAHFLIGVELKTETIKAALKDIDLAAVDMAEKLVRDKKMPFKEAHDMVGRYIRSAEEKKAKR
- a CDS encoding argininosuccinate synthase; this encodes MTPKVVLAYSGGLDTSVAIKWFTKKGYDVIAYMADVGQESDFNRYRQRALNTGAIKVIVEDLKDEFVKDFVFKALKADAVYEHGYLLATALSRPIIAKGLVEAAHREKARFVAHGCTGKGNDQVRFEVTIGALDPKLKILAPVREWELKTRQEEIEYAKKNKIPIDTTKKKPYSLDINLWGVSIESGKLEDPYFEPDEDIYQVTKGVNKAKAEPCYVTIEFKNGIPVKLNGKAMKGVDLILKLAKIAGSAGVGRSDMIENRLVGIKSREIYEAPAGWPLYTAHNALESLVLDRELIHFKDMVASKYAELVYYGLWYSPLREALDKFIDETQRYVNGTVKLKLHRGNCIAVGRKSPNSLYKKELATYEEGDKFDQSLAKGFIEIWGLPYKGRKHV
- the argF gene encoding ornithine carbamoyltransferase codes for the protein MKKDLLSLKDLTEEDAFYIFELAEGLKAGVGEFERPLSGKSVGLIFQKPSNRTRLSFEVGIFQLGGNAVYMTGEDIKLGVRESIKDVAKVQSRYLDGIITRTFTHKDAITLAKFAEIPVINGLSDLYHPCQALSDIFTLKEKLGKLTNVTLAYVGDGNNVLNSLMYAAALTGVNIKFSTPPGYEPKKDLVEDAKEVADKNKTDVLYFKDPEDAVKGADCVYTDVWASMGQETERDKRGKDFEEYRINDKLFGKAKKDAIFMHCLPAHRGEEVADSVLDGPNSVVIDQAENRLHVQKAILTVYIGGKKKQ
- a CDS encoding aspartate aminotransferase family protein, with amino-acid sequence MTKTELIKEKYDKYVMPTYARDGIAFAKGKGITLWDADGKEYLDFFPGWAVSGIGHCHSKVVAAIREQAGVLIHVSNNYYSELQAELAKKIIYHAFPGKVFFGNSGAEANECAVKLARKYGSQSKRYEIITMEKSFHGRTIAMITATGQDKVKHGFEPLLEGFKTIPFNDLAAVKAAVTEKTVAIMIEPIQGEGGINAADKSYIEGLRKLCDEKDMLLIFDEVQTAMGRTGEMFAFKNYNVQPDIMTLAKSLGSGVPIGATVASSRIADTLTAGTHASTFGGSPIVSAAALATFEAIEKEGLLENARDMGAYLREKLEGLKKEFDFVKKIKGIALMIGVELSIDGKQIFNECRKRGLLINCTQGNILRIMPPLTVKKEDIDKAIKIIKESMATI
- the argB gene encoding acetylglutamate kinase, encoding MMKEAIKKSEVLIEAVPYIKKFFKKVVVIKYGGSAVDEKGIEKSILEDVMFMNYAGMRPIIVHGGGPFISKMMKKSGIEPKFIGGRRYSDAQSIRIIEKALRIINQNITKVLKGMGAEAFGLSGGENHLIKVKKMKSKVDLGFVGEVTSVDTTVVKRLIEDSIIPVIYPLGIGRDGNIYNVNADDVASEIAMALKAEKYVLLTNVRGIMKDKKKPDSLYHTLKAGVVKKLIKRGVIDAGMIPKAQSCVNAVRGGVKKAHILDANLPHALLLEIFTDKGIGTEIVK
- the argJ gene encoding bifunctional glutamate N-acetyltransferase/amino-acid acetyltransferase ArgJ yields the protein MKIIKGGVTSPLGFTANAVKAGIKRSKRLDLALLCSEVPAIAAAAFTKNKFQASPIKISSAHLRNRTHRALIVNSGNANCANGRAGDRDALLMTELAADALAINSEEVLVASTGVIGKYLPILKIKGKIPELVDGLDEKNGSIFAQAVMTTDRTKKELAVKFKLGTSIVTIGGACKGVGMIYPELEAAKHATMLCFLTTDAAISRKLLEDALGESIGDSFNMISVDGDMSTNDSCFLLANGLAGNKKINQKFGDYKDFTAALGLITMELGKMLVKDGEGATKFVEIEVKHAQSEKDAKRVARKVSTSNLLKCCVFGGDPNWGRVVAACGSSDANIDPLKVDIYLGGVKVFANGERLRRYNEEKVKRLFRGKDIGIKIDLKNGGHKAIAWTCDLSKEYVAINSKYST
- the argC gene encoding N-acetyl-gamma-glutamyl-phosphate reductase, with the protein product MIKVSVVGATGYTGEELVAILASHKDVKIVSLSAIIDKPTNISDLFPRLKGRVDVVCKSFDFNEAASSSDVIFLALPHRVSMDFAPKFLNAGKKVIDLSADYRLPSDLYEKWYGKGHADAKNIAKAVYGLPELFRSEIKKADLIANPGCYPTSVILAVAPLIKSGGVQLDNIIADSKSGITGAGRKASIDLLFGEIADNFKAYKIGAHQHMPEMIEILKNLAGRDVDILFAPHVIPIKRGILSTVYTKPIKKIDQKEVNKIYSDFYKNEFFVRFKSDTLPEIKDVAYTNFCDIGVRVTDKNIVAVSVIDNLLKGAAGQAVQNMNIMFGFDEKEGLV